One Malus sylvestris chromosome 14, drMalSylv7.2, whole genome shotgun sequence DNA segment encodes these proteins:
- the LOC126598587 gene encoding putative receptor-like protein kinase At1g80870 — MLTLRAKPRNKSPKHDDLIKSYASSFADYEDCIVGFMDDLPLVFCGHEKKCLGCGERLAHLTLRSVLRGSVGVIGESKLGMTEKVVLLGGRVCAVKRFRNVSSGKREFGKRIEHLAQVSQKCEYLLPVIAYLYAKRIKFVLSDYKPMGSLADLLAGARQHGHTALEWNQRLTIVNHITRAIAFIHGQYPPYEKKMKMDVHGSIRPCNVMVNMDFSACLSDYGFTQLAQPVESSNTWQLMKSPSWQLENSFCDELSQKSDIYNFGVILLDILAEPMGLGMTRGINEKQSNMKLEGGLEFFEFPVKEGKERRQVSMVLHIALACTSAKPEARPSIEEIAFNISKIL, encoded by the exons ATGCTAACCCTAAGAGCAAAACCTAGAAATAAGAGCCCCAAACATGACGACCTAATAAAAAGCTACGCCAGCTCCTTCGCCGACTATGAAGACTGCATCGTCGGTTTCATGGACGATCTGCCACTTGTCTTCTGTGGGCACGAGAAGAAGTGTTTGGGTTGCGGGGAAAGGCTTGCCCACCTGACACTGAGGAGTGTGCTGAGAGGTTCGGTGGGTGTGATCGGAGAGAGCAAGCTGGGGATGACTGAGAAGGTGGTGCTGTTGGGAGGTAGGGTTTGTGCCGTGAAGAGGTTCAGGAATGTGAGCTCTGGGAAGCGTGAGTTTGGGAAGAGAATTGAGCACTTGGCTCAAGTGAGTCAGAAGTGTGAGTATCTTCTGCCTGTCATTGCTTATTTGTACGCTAAGAGGATCAAGTTCGTTCTCTCTGATTATAAACCCATGGGAAGCCTCGCCGACTTGCTTGCCG GTGCTAGGCAGCATGGCCACACAGCATTGGAATGGAACCAAAGGCTCACCATAGTTAATCATATTACACGAGCAATTGCTTTCATCCACGGACAATATCCTCCATacgagaagaagatgaagatggacgTACATGGGAGCATTAGGCCATGCAATGTCATGGTGAACATGGACTTCTCGGCCTGCTTGTCGGATTACGGATTCACCCAATTGGCGCAGCCGGTAGAAAGTTCAAACACATGGCAGCTGATGAAGTCGCCCAGCTGGCAACTGGAAAATAGTTTCTGTGATGAACTGAGTCAGAAGAGTGACATTTACAATTTTGGGGTGATACTGCTGGACATATTGGCAGAACCAATGGGTTTGGGAATGACAAGAGGCATAAATGAAAAGCAATCAAACATGAAATTAGAAGGTGGTTTGGAGTTTTTTGAGTTTCCAGTGAAGGAAGGGAAAGAGAGGAGGCAAGTGTCAATGGTTTTGCATATTGCTTTGGCATGTACAAGTGCCAAACCAGAGGCTAGGCCTTCAATAGAGGAGATAGCTTTTAATATCTCGAAGATATTGTAA